The sequence below is a genomic window from Sphingobium sp. EP60837.
GCGTCTCGGCCATCAACGCGGCTGCGATCATCGCTAATGGGGCCTGACGCAGCGGGCACCAGCCTCGATGGTCGTGGCGAGTGACGAGCATCGGCGCAGCTGCCGATCGTCCGCTTCCGGCGTGAGCTGTCGTTCCGAATGCGTCGTCGGAACGGCGATGTTGGTCGGCAGCCGACCCCAAGTCAGCGTCAGCTTTCCCGCAACCCGGCCCCGAACCGGACGGTCGCCTGACCGGTCAGAACAGGCCATCGAATTGCCAACCGCGAGCCTTGCTGCTTTTCGCGCCAAGACCGCTTGGCGAGGTGAAATCGAACTCTGTAAGCGTTTTGGAGCGTCCCCCTTGAACCGCAGCCGCCGCCGCGATTCGATCGCGTGCCGAAAAATTCATCGATGCCGTTCGCAGGCCGTTACGGGGATGAATGCTGGCTCACCATATCCAGCATAGACATCGCTATTCAGCCAGGCGCGTTCGACATCACTCTCGTCCTGGCCGACGCTCTTCCACCAGAAACGCATGGCTGCGTCCCAGCGATAGCCCCGTGCCTTCAACCGATCCTTGGCATCAAAAGGCGCATCGATGGCATTCACCCGATATGTCGGCCGTTCTGAGCACTCGATGAGCTTCGACAGGATCGTCGTTCCGTCGGATAATCCGTGGGAGAGCAGATACAGAAGCGCAAGAATATCGTTTTCGGCCCTGTGCCCTTCATAGAACCAACCGCATTGCGCGACGAGATGCGCGAGGGCACGCCCCTCGAACCCGAGCTCAAGCCAATCCAGTTCAGCCATCGAGCAGGCCCAGGGCTTGTCGGCAATGGCCGGCAGACGCCGATCAATAAACGGCCTGTCGAACGCGGCATTGTGAGCAATGATGATGTCGGCGGACGAAAGAATTTCCACAGCCATCTCTTCGTCAATTGCCTGGCCGGCAACGTCGTCTACTGCGAGGCCGGTAAGTTTGGTGATCTTCGGATCGATCGGGATGCCGGGATCTTCACGCCACACCCGCGGCAACCCTACCTGTACGATCCGCCCACGATCATCGAACCGGAAGCGCTGCACAGCCAACTCGATGATGCAATCGGTTTCGCGATCGAGACCGGTCGTCTCCACATCGATTACCACGCCGATCCGACCGGACGTTAGCGGATTCACCTCATGGAAGTGGGTGACAGGAACAAGGCGGCGCTGCACGCGGTAATCAGGATGCATGTTCAAAAGATCGGCCGCCTGAGAATGGCGATCGGATGCGGTAGCATTCATTTCACAGCCAATCCCGCCATCAGTCCTCTACTACCCTGAAAACCGCGCCGCTTCCGGCATCCCGAACAAGATCCACCCGCTTTCCATCCCAATGATAATCGAGATGCCGGCCTTGAATGGGGTTGGAGGCACAGTCTGGATAGAAAAGCGCGACACATTCGCCGCCTGCCTGCCGGACGCTTGGATAGGCAATTCCGTCCGAGCCTGCGCCTCGCAGACTAGCAGCGAGTTGCTGGGGCGCCTGGTAGGTCTGAGGATCAAGCCAAAGGCCAAACTCATCCGATCCCCCGCGAAGATCATGCAGCGCAGCATCGACCTTAAGGATGACCTCCCGGAATTGCGACGTCCACCCGGCCGGCTCGGCCGTCCGAGCCATGAAGCGTGCATGATGATAGATCGTCTCGAACAGCGCGGTTTCATAGCTTCGCGCGACATAGAGAACGCCGTAGCTTCCGCCCGAGAATCGGCTCGGGCGGTCAGGGCTGACGTGAGTAAACGAGGCCATCAGATAGGATGCCCCCAAGCCACCGACCCGCCGGCCCGGAGGGACAAGGTCGATGTTACCGACCGACGCCATGATGCGTGGGTTTGTCTTCTGCTCGGCCGAAATGAGGAGAGGCCAGTCGGCTGGGTCTGCAATATCCTCGAACAGATCGATAGGAGGATAGATGCTGCGGATGATCCTGACCGCGCCCTCCCATTCGACCCTGTTGACCGGCGGCACCGCAACTCCCGTCACCAGCCGCCCCGTTCCGCGTCGAGATAGCGCCGCACCCGCATAATGTCGGTAAGTTCGCCGCCAAGCATGACCGCCAGCGCACTCGCTCCCTCGAAGGCCGCATTGGGTGCTTTGATCCAGTCATAACCGCGTTGCGGCTCCTGAAAGATGAGGCGCAGCGCCTTGTGAATACCCATGAGGTTGGAGAGCCGGGCAAGCCCGTCGCGGGAGATGCGGCCCGGTCCCTCCGCCTTCCACCGGCGGAAACTGCGCACCGGCATATCGGTCAGGACGGCAGCCTGCTCGTCCGTCACCCCCCATTTGGCGAAGAGGTTGAGTGCTGCACGAAACATCGCGCCACCCTCTGCCTGGGTGAGCGGTTCCGGCCGAAACGGGGCCGGGATCGTCTCAACGGGTTGCAACATGGCCATAAAGCATCTCCATGTGGCATGATATAAATAGATGACTGCCAAATGGCAACGTCGTGCGCTGCCTTATGCTCTATTTCGCATAAACGCCGGGTATGCGCTGAATCGCATAAGTCATCACTCCCTTAAACCCCGATGAAGTTTTGCGTCACACCTTCCGCCGCACGGCGATCACCCACCTGGTGCAAGCTGGCGTTGATCTTCCCACTGTCCAAAAGGTGAGCGGGCACAAACCCTAGCTATGGTGGCGCGCTATGCCCATGCGAATGGCGAACTATCGACGCCGCCATGGATAACCTTGAGCAGCGCATCGCACTACCATTGCGGGATCCGTACACCATGTCGCGGAGGGCTGCTTCGGCAAATGTGGGCTCATTGGTCGTCATCATTCCCCCTGCACTCATTCCCGCCGCATTTCCTGACCCATCCTCCTGCTCACGATAAAGAGACCCTCGGCAGGTCAGACTCTGGCTAATCTGCCGCACCGTTTTGCGGCATCTGGAGCAGAGGGGAGATGATGTATGAGCTATTATTCATCTATCACATCGTATATATGCAATGAAAGATTGTAATTTGATGTTTTATATATCATACAGATGCCCATGATCACATCTCAGCAAATGCGGGCTGCGCGAGCCTTGCTCGGTATCGATCAACGCCAACTCGCCGCACTGGCGAGCGTGTCCCTGCCGACGATCCAGCGGATGGAAGCATCCGATGGGCAGGTGCGAAGCGTGGTTGATACATTGGTGAAGGTGATCAACGCGCTCGAGGCGGCAGGGATTGAGATCATCGGGGAGAATGCCCCGAGCAATGGCGCAGGGCGCGGCGTCCGCCTCAAGGAAACAACCGCCGGTCAACAGCCCAGACGCGTACCGTCAGTCCTGTTCGATCAAACGGCCGAAGATGATGCATGCTGATGGACGACTGATCGCTTTCACACCGAAGTTGATCACGGTCCTGCGCGAGGGCTATTCGATCGACCGGATGCGGCGCGATTGCGTTGCCGGCCTCACGGTCGCGATCGTCGCACTACCCCTGGCCATGGCGCTCGCGATTGCGAGCGGCGCTTCTCCTGACAAGGGACTGGTCACGGCTATCATAGCCGGTTTCCTGATTTCGGCCCTTGGCGGTTCGCGAGTCCAGATCGGTGGGCCGACCGGCGCCTTCGTCGTCGTCGTTTTCGGAGTGATCGCGCAACACGGCTATGACGGCCTACTTATCGCGACACTGATGGCGGGACTCATGCTGATCGTCGCCGGATATTTAGGTCTGGGCAGCCTCGTGCGCTTCATTCCGCAGCCGGTGGTAACGGGTTTCACCGCAGGCATCGCGGTCATCATCGCGTCGAGCCAAGTGAAAGATTTCCTCGGCCTGTCGATGGCCCACGTGCCCGCCGATTTCCTGCCCAAATGGGGAGCCTATTTCGCTGCCCTGGACAGCGTCCGGATCGTCCCGCTGGCGGTGGGCGCAGGGTCGCTGGGGCTGATCATAGCCCTCCGCAAATGGGCACCACGCTTGCCCGGCTTCCTGATCGCCGTCATATTGGCCGCAGCGGCCGTGGCGCTTCTGCATCTTCCGGTCGAGACGATCGGGTCGCGCTTTCCGGACCTGCCCACCGACCTTCCCGCCCCAGCGTTCCCGGACTTTTCTCCTGCCAAGCTTCAGGCGGTTATACCGTCGGCGTTCACCATCGCCTTTCTCGCCGGGATCGAGGCGCTCCTGTCTGCGGTCGTGGCCGATGGAATGATCGGTTCAAGGCAT
It includes:
- a CDS encoding RES family NAD+ phosphorylase yields the protein MTGVAVPPVNRVEWEGAVRIIRSIYPPIDLFEDIADPADWPLLISAEQKTNPRIMASVGNIDLVPPGRRVGGLGASYLMASFTHVSPDRPSRFSGGSYGVLYVARSYETALFETIYHHARFMARTAEPAGWTSQFREVILKVDAALHDLRGGSDEFGLWLDPQTYQAPQQLAASLRGAGSDGIAYPSVRQAGGECVALFYPDCASNPIQGRHLDYHWDGKRVDLVRDAGSGAVFRVVED
- a CDS encoding SulP family inorganic anion transporter → MMHADGRLIAFTPKLITVLREGYSIDRMRRDCVAGLTVAIVALPLAMALAIASGASPDKGLVTAIIAGFLISALGGSRVQIGGPTGAFVVVVFGVIAQHGYDGLLIATLMAGLMLIVAGYLGLGSLVRFIPQPVVTGFTAGIAVIIASSQVKDFLGLSMAHVPADFLPKWGAYFAALDSVRIVPLAVGAGSLGLIIALRKWAPRLPGFLIAVILAAAAVALLHLPVETIGSRFPDLPTDLPAPAFPDFSPAKLQAVIPSAFTIAFLAGIEALLSAVVADGMIGSRHRSNQELVGQGVANIASALFGGLPATGAIARTATNIKAGAITPVAGIMHALFLLLFILFASDLMAYVPLAALAAILFMVAWGMSEHHRFIQLLRMPNGDRSLLLLTFGLTVLVDLTVAIGVGVTLASLLFMMRMSQMVEIANDSGNGALSSEEAGEDIHQRDALPPRVEVFRIEGPVFFGVANELLDTLRRIGLPPKVIILRMRRVPLLDASGVTTIEEIVRQAGSASTQIIVSGIQAQPMAMLERVSLGPADRRVIFCGDFPEALRVARAIAGAPTAAAEQLN
- a CDS encoding 3'-5' exonuclease, which gives rise to MNATASDRHSQAADLLNMHPDYRVQRRLVPVTHFHEVNPLTSGRIGVVIDVETTGLDRETDCIIELAVQRFRFDDRGRIVQVGLPRVWREDPGIPIDPKITKLTGLAVDDVAGQAIDEEMAVEILSSADIIIAHNAAFDRPFIDRRLPAIADKPWACSMAELDWLELGFEGRALAHLVAQCGWFYEGHRAENDILALLYLLSHGLSDGTTILSKLIECSERPTYRVNAIDAPFDAKDRLKARGYRWDAAMRFWWKSVGQDESDVERAWLNSDVYAGYGEPAFIPVTACERHR
- a CDS encoding helix-turn-helix domain-containing protein, which gives rise to MITSQQMRAARALLGIDQRQLAALASVSLPTIQRMEASDGQVRSVVDTLVKVINALEAAGIEIIGENAPSNGAGRGVRLKETTAGQQPRRVPSVLFDQTAEDDAC
- a CDS encoding MbcA/ParS/Xre antitoxin family protein, giving the protein MAMLQPVETIPAPFRPEPLTQAEGGAMFRAALNLFAKWGVTDEQAAVLTDMPVRSFRRWKAEGPGRISRDGLARLSNLMGIHKALRLIFQEPQRGYDWIKAPNAAFEGASALAVMLGGELTDIMRVRRYLDAERGGW